Proteins co-encoded in one Fusarium fujikuroi IMI 58289 draft genome, chromosome FFUJ_chr06 genomic window:
- a CDS encoding related to nucleotide diphosphatase gives MSFHNLNTKPSREDRDNASFLSPIAYDDDASSLHSRSDQDTDTDDDELISRARNSRELRAHDRIVLMEEEDIDRLVTDSRQKKERERRGSGLAVPSIGRMFGRRGSSSGSRSINSSAENLVLEKRKTRRQRRQKKREKLVEHAQHGEDGELMYEMEEGGMKEGSSTGESSERDDSDELDRHHLNMIAEAKAQRRRSWRWWVFIHSLIAIGFAILILLAWKLSKNRRNRFTKANQPLVSNGTALFAPTSLIISLDGFRADFLQRGLTPTLNSFVAEGVSPKWMHPSFPSVTFPNHYTLATGLYPESHGIVSNTFWDPDMQSQFYYTHPGQSLDPKWWGGEPFWVTAEKQGVRSAVHMWPGSEAHVLHTEPSLMDKFNGKETLENKVARIMEFLDMPGFEDKTVDIGNMRPQLIAAYVPHVDSDGHKFGPNSTEIRQTINNVDSMLGQVFHGLEQRNLTDIVNVIVVSDHGMATTDISRLIQLEDLIDTDKIEHIDGWPLYGLRPKNPDDLKGLYDELKEKSKSNPNFEVYLRDVDMPERYHFSKHHRIAPLWVVPETGWAIVTIDEFNVEEGKKKNLVYHPRGLHGYDHEHPLMRAIFIARGPAFPHPANSQIEVFQNIEVYNMLCDSVGLTPSPNNGTLRLPLKPIGVHKPEDTPEEPADPPSAPKKPARPTLPEKPSHPERPTVPQKPTQPERPTVPVAPTQSAKATVSLKKPVKPSKSAAPSKDSGGKDGDSGSDSDSDSGDDDDDKDEGIWDWFTHKVEKVWHKITGDDD, from the exons ATGTCCTTCCACAACTTAAATACGAAACCTTCTAGGGAGGATCGCGACAATGCCTCGTTCCTCTCTCCTATCGCATATGACGACGATGCTTCGTCTCTCCACTCCCGCAGCGATCAAGATACCGATACCGACGATGACGAACTTATCTCACGCGCGAGAAATAGTAGAGAATTGCGTGCTCACGATCGTATCGTcttgatggaagaggaagatatcGACCGACTTGTTACCGATTCGCGACAAAAGAAAGAACGGGAGCGCCGTGGCTCAGGACTCGCAGTGCCTAGTATAGGCAGAATGTTTGGTCGTCGAGGAAGCAGTTCAGGAAGTCGTTCGATCAACAGCTCCGCCGAAAATCTTGTGCTTGAGAAGCGAAAGACTCGACGCCAGCGGagacagaagaagcgagagaaACTTGTGGAGCATGCTCAACATGGAGAGGACGGAGAGTTGATGtatgagatggaagaaggaggTATGAAGGAAGGAAGTTCAACTGGTGAGAGTAGCGAGAGGGATGACAGTGACGAATTGGATCGACATCATCTAAATATGATTGCCGAAGCAAAGGCCCAGCGACGTCGTAGCTGGCGCTGGTGGGTCTTCATTCACTCCCTGATCGCCATAGGCTTCGCGATCCTGATTCTATTGGCCTGGAAGCTGTCCAAGAATCGCAGGAACAGATTCACCAAGGCAAACCAACCCCTGGTCAGCAACGGAACCGCTCTCTTCGCGCCCAcatccctcatcatcagcctgGATGGTTTCCGCGCCGACTTCCTCCAACGTGGACTGACGCCTACCTTGAACTCGTTCGTTGCTGAGGGAGTGTCGCCGAAGTGGATGCatccttcttttccatcaGTCACCTTTCCGAACCATTACACTCTTGCGACAGGCTTGTATCCCGAAAGCCATGGCATCGTCAGCAATACCTTCTGGGATCCTGATATGCAGTCGCAATTCTACTACACCCATCCTGGCCAGAGTCTTGACCCAAAGTGGTGGGGAGGAGAGCCTTTCTGGGTTACAGCGGAGAAACAAGGGGTTCGGAGTGCTGTCCATATGTGGCCCGGAAGCGAGGCACATGTTCTTCATACTGAACCAAGCTTGATGGATAAGTTCAATGGCAAAGAAACACTTGAGAACAAGGTCGCCAGAATCATGGAGTTTCTTGATATGCCCGGCTTTGAGGACAAGACAGTGGACATCGGCAACATGCGACCACAATTGATTGCCGCTTACGTTCCTCATGTCGATAGTGATGGTCACAAATTCGGTCCCAATTCCACCGAGATCCGCCAAACCATCAATAATGTGGACAGCATGCTGGGACAGGTCTTCCATGGTCTTGAGCAGCGCAACTTGACCGACATTGTCAATGTGATTGTCGTCTCCGATCACGGTATGGCAACCACAGATATCTCAAGACTAATCCAGCTCGAAGACCTCATCGATACTGACAAGATTGAACATATCGATGGCTGGCCGCTCTACGGTCTTCGTCCCAAGAATCCCGACGACCTGAAAGGACTCTatgatgagctcaaggagaagtcAAAGTCGAACCCCAACTTTGAAGTCTATCTTCGTGATGTCGACATGCCCGAGCGATATCACTTCTCCAAGCATCACCGCATCGCCCCTTTGTGGGTTGTCCCCGAGACAGGATGGGCAATTGTGACCATAGACGAGTtcaatgttgaagaaggaaagaagaagaatctcGTATATCATCCGCGGGGCCTTCATGGTTATGACCATGAGCATCCGCTTATGAGGGCCATTTTCATTGCCCGTGGCCCTGCGTTCCCCCACCCAGCGAACAGCCAGATCGAAGTTTTCC AAAACATTGAGGTGTACAACATGTTGTGCGACTCCGTTGGCTTGACGCCCAGCCCCAACAACGGAACTTTACGGCTTCCCCTGAAGCCTATCGGTGTGCACAAGCCCGAAGATACGCCCGAGGAACCTGCCGATCCTCCGTCCGCCCCCAAGAAGCCGGCTCGCCCAACTTTGCCGGAGAAGCCAAGTCATCCCGAGCGGCCAACTGTGCCTCAAAAGCCCACCCAGCCTGAACGACCTACGGTCCCAGTTGCCCCTACGCAGTCCGCCAAGGCGACAGTCTCACTCAAGAAACCTGTGAAACCATCAAAGTCGGCTGCCCCCTCTAAGGACAGCGGAGGTAAGGATGGGGATAGTGGCAGCGACAGCGATAGTGACAgtggcgacgatgacgatgataaaGACGAAGGGATTTGGGATTGGTTCACTCACAAAGTGGAGAAAGTCTGGCATAAAATCActggagatgatgattga
- a CDS encoding related to DNA repair protein RAD16 gives MAATTSMSVEEIHEELTVQKVVLESLSEATYDGAEDMRQEAHSEIVRLKKLLQTLKLKKEPGTTTGESHHHVPKDRFLGSSTLGDGEPEASKAMQSPSRHGVWRLPDRKRGADSARLSFHDNHAKARRISPEDNTFSTAMAYSNDYDHIDFIDLTGDDDDIGSDFIAEQLKAEERQKQEWADQQLARQLSSQSSSNQPSGSQSSQNNAFTRLMNSQPALSTPLDDADDDLFRIPGAYDARWDDSSGAGPAFNIPQRRMAPQYIPVATSSNHNAIKDDPDLIFAGSVTRQPPTPSGRPILASGMNYPDLSRRHPGASPAGFWPNNYNSPGSSPHLSELANLTRWSNGLDFVSGLDADGESINPRAMNVAREAVNFHTPQLDQGELDALLKNISADMDLPKAGLGEAPEGLKRPLYPHQDIALAWMKKMESGTNKGGILADDMGLGKTISTLSLLLDRRASTRPKTNLIVAPVALLRQWEEEIATKTKPTHRLSVYVHHGKKASIDELLRYDVVLTTYGTVAQELKRFEKIVEDHNERGGNINWNDTTISSKLSLLHPVKAQFYRVILDEAQCIKNKDTKGAKACTQLKSIHRWCLTGTPMMNGIIELYSLVKFLRIKPYSKWEEFRQGFGVLFGRNGDPKHVAMDKLQALLKAIMLRRKKSSKLNGKPILVLPEKTEEIIYAELSPEERDFYSQLEKHARVQFSKYLREGTVSKNYSNILVLLLRLRQACCHPHLNLDVDEVASSSISDEDKKQLVKELDQAIVERIKEVEAFECPICYDAVQCPSFFIPCGHDSCSECLVKIVESASAVNLQEGNESSRAKCPVCRGQFDPVKCFSYETFREVHMPETIKKESNFEPAADVSGSGDDSETESESDYESDDEVDKNGNLKGFIVNDEFPDEDEKVSVKKQSKGKGKRKNKGKGKSLDVKPAMLKTLRKEAYKNREAFKKYMRYLRKTWEPAAKVTECMNLIKKIEETGEKTIIFSQWTLLLDLLQVAMSHEKMAKPERYDGSMSATLRNIAAQNFRERRDTKVMLVSLRAGNAGLNLTAASRVIIMDPFWNPYIEMQAVDRAYRIGQQQEVKVYRILTKETVEDRIVELQNKKKEMVEAALDETAGSKIGRLSINDLKNLFGFNR, from the exons ATGGCTGCCACAACCTCCATGAGTGTCGAGGAGATCCACGAGGAGCTGACAGTGCAAAAGGTTGTCTTGGAGTCCCTTTCCGAGGCAACGTATGATGGGGCTGAGGATATGAGACAAGAGGCTCACTCGGAGATCGTtcgcctcaagaagcttcttcaaaCCTTGAAATTGAAGAAAGAGCCTGGTACTACTA CTGGTGAATCTCATCACCACGTTCCCAAAGATCGTTTCCTTGGATCATCAACTCTAG GGGATGGTGAGCCTGAAGCATCAAAAGCCATGCAATCTCCATCACGTCACGGTGTCTGGCGTTTACCTGATCGAAAGAGGGGTGCCGACTCAGCTCGCCTCTCCTTCCATGACAATCATGCGAAGGCACGCCGCATTTCCCCCGAAGATAATACCTTCTCGACTGCCATGGCCTACAGCAATGATTATGACCATATTGACTTCATAGACCTTACTGG GGACGATGATGACATAGGGTCCGACTTCATCGCTGAACAACTTAAGGCCGAAGAGAGACAAAAGCAGGAATGGGCAGACCAACAGCTTGCGAGACAACTTTCGAGTCAAAGCTCTTCCAATCAGCCTTCAGGCTCACAATCTTCTCAAAATAACGCCTTTACACGCCTCATGAACAGCCAGCCAGCTCTTTCTACCCCGCTTGATGACGCAGATGACGACCTCTTTCGGATCCCTGGCGCTTATGATGCGCGCTGGGATGATTCTTCAGGTGCTGGGCCAGCTTTCAACATACCCCAAAGGCGAATGGCCCCTCAGTACATACCTGTGGCAACTTCATCGAACCACAATGCCATCAAGGATGACCCGGATCTTATCTTCGCAGGATCTGTTACTCGCCAACCACCAACTCCTTCTGGCCGTCCAATCCTGGCTTCCGGCATGAACTACCCAGACCTGAGTAGGCGTCATCCTGGTGCGTCTCCTGCCGGCTTCTGGCCTAACAATTACAACTCACCCGGTTCTTCACCACATTTATCAGAACTCGCCAATTTGACCAGATGGAGTAACGGACTTGACTTCGTGAGCGGGCTAGATGCCGATGGCGAGTCAATAAACCCCCGTGCGATGAATGTGGCGAGAGAAGCGGTCAATTTCCATACGCCTCAGCTAGACCAAGGAGAACTTGATGCTCTCCTGAAAAATATCTCTGCTGATATGGATCTTCCCAAGGCAGGTCTAGGCGAGGCACCAGAAGGGTTGAAGAGACCTCTGTATCCCCACCAGGACATTGCTCTAGCCTGGATGAAGAAAATGGAATCAGGGACAAACAAAGGTGGTATTCTTGCTGATGACATGGGGCTTGGGAAGACGATCTCAACACTTTCGCTCCTCTTGGACCGACGGGCATCCACAAGGCCAAAG ACAAACCTCATCGTCGCCCCTGTGGCTCTCCTACGTCAATGGGAAGAAGAAATTGCTACCAAGACCAAACCAACACACCGGCTCTCGGTATATGTTCATCACGGCAAAAAGGCCTCGATTGACGAGTTGCTTAGATACGACGTGGTGCTGACAACATATGGAACGGTGGCACAGGAACTCAAGCGATTTGAAAAGATCGTGGAGGATCATAACGAAAGGGGAGGAAACATCAACTGGAACGACACGACCATCAGTTCCAAACTGTCACTTCTGCACCCAGTCAAGGCCCAATTTTACCGTGTCATTCTTGATGAGGCACAATGCATTAAGAACAAGGACACAAAGGGTGCCAAAGCTTGCACCCAACTGAAATCGATCCACCGATGGTGTCTAACAGGAACACCCATGATGAATGGAATCATAGAACTGTACTCTCTTGTCAAGTTCCTGAGGATCAAACCGTACTCGAAGTGGGAAGAGTTCCGACAG GGATTTGGTGTTCTATTTGGCCGCAATGGAGACCCGAAACACGTGGCCATGGATAAGTTACAAGCACttctcaaagccatcatGCTCCGGCGTAAGAAAAGCTCAAAACTCAACGGCAAGCCCATCCTTGTGCTCCCTGAGAAGACGGAAGAAATCATCTATGCCGAATTATCACCTGAGGAGCGCGATTTCTATTCGCAGCTTGAAAAACATGCCAGGGTCCAGTTCAGCAAATATCTTCGTGAGGGGACAGTCAGTAAGAACTACTCCAATATTCTCGTTCTTTTACTTCGCTTGCGACAGGCTTGTTGCCATCCACATCTCAATCTGGATGTCGACGAGGTCGCCTCTTCGTCTATTTCGGATGAAGATAAAAAACAGCTGGTCAAAGAATTGGATCAAGCTATAGTGGAAAGGATCAAGGAGGTCGAGGCGTTCGAATGTCCTATCTGCTATGATGCCGTTCAATGCCCTAGCTTTTTTATTCCCTGCGGCCACGATAGCTGCAGCGAATGCCTTGTTAAGATTGTAGAGAGCGCTTCGGCGGTTAATTTGCAGGAAGGAAATGAAAGCAGCCGGGCTAAGTGCCCCGTCTGTCGCGGCCAATTCGACCCTGTCAAGTGTTTTTCCTACGAAACCTTTCGGGAAGTGCACATGCCAGAAACCATCAAGAAAGAATCCAATTTTGAACCAGCCGCCGATGTATCTGGCTCGGGTGACGACTCAGAGacagagtcagagtcagactACGAGTCAGATGATGAGGTGGACAAAAATGGCAATCTCAAAGGTTTCATCGTTAACGACGAATTTCCGGATGAGGACGAAAAGGTATCGGTCAAGAAACAGAGCAAAGGAAAGGGAAAACGGAAGAACAAGGGTAAGGGAAAGTCATTGGATGTCAAGCCTGCCATGCTTAAGACCCTGCGCAAGGAGGCTTACAAGAACCGCGAGGCGTTCAAAAAGTACATGCGATATCTACGCAAGACTTGGGAACCTGCTGCCAAGGTCACGGAATGCATGAATCTCATAAAGAAGATTGAGGAAACCGGCGAGAAGACCATCATCTTTTCTCAGTGGACCCTGCTATTGGATCTGCTACAGGTCGCCATGTCACATGAGAAGATGGCTAAGCCAGAGAGATACGATGGTTCAATGTCAGCAACTCTTCGCAACATTGCAGCTCAGAACTTCCGTGAGCGAAGGGATACCAAGGTTATGCTGGTTTCCCTCCGAGCTGGAAATGCAGGCCTGAACCTTACCGCTGCGTCTCGAGTAATAATTATGGATCCTTTCTGGAATCCCTACATCGAGATGCAGGCCGTCGATCGAGCGTATCGAATTGGGCAACAACAGGAGGTGAAGGTGTATCGAATTTTGACCAAGGAGACTGTCGAAGACCGAATCGTTGAATTGcaaaacaagaaaaaggagatGGTGGAGGCTGCACTGGACGAGACTGCAGGCAGCAAGATTGGTCGTCTCAGCATCAACGACCTTAAGAATCTTTTCGGATTCAACCGCTAA
- a CDS encoding related to DFG5 protein, which produces MRFPSTSRSEPRLGAGGIIAALLLTLNRFTLAYQLDPNSTSSIKSIAKSIAKDMVGMYHGDEPGQTPGLLPDPYYWWYAGAFMGTLVDYWAYTGDSQYVEITKQALLFQVGDHDDYMPINQTRTEGNDDQGFWGLTVMSAAEYNFPHPAEDQPQWLGLAQAVFNTQAARWDTEHCNGGLRWQIFQWNRGYDYKNSISQACFFALGARLALFTGNSSYADWADRTWDWMEAVEFIDPKSWYVYDGAHIGNNCTKLVPYQFSYNAGGMILGAAAMYNFTESQVWKDRLDNLLVGAKVFFSGPEKNIMTEVACEPVKLCNLDQKSFKAYLSRWLAVTTQWAPHTRDTIMPLLRASAVAATDKCTGGDNNRMCSLYWTKDKFEGEVTIGQQMAALEVTLACMIQDRPAPLTKDTGGTSKANPGGGAEDVGRTTPDLDYKPLPAGDKAGAAIITILILAGLLAGMFWIFFDETSDTGPIDQFRSFGSSAAAAVAALAAGGGAAAAFRHKDKKDINEKNAAVFATSSNGSSQENTNSPVANDVPAGVTNQSQGRHRRVSSMPLGWPQNPAMRGSTLYDSDGIYPASASARQSRGDWAVGGIGESSSAAGSSAGGNRGYTHQEKATGDTTPGTEEPGLPHDMNSKSATHIVEVGASQREAPGAIGVAQ; this is translated from the exons ATGCGCTTCCCGTCAACATCGAGATCAGAGCCAAGGCTCGGTGCAGGCGGCATCATAGCTGCCCTGCTACTGACGCTCAATCGCTTTACCTTGGCCTACCAACTGGATCCTAATTCGACGA GTTCGATTAAGTCGATTGCCAAATCAATCGCCAAGGATATGGTTGGCATGTATCATGGCGACGAACCCGGACAAACACCAGGTCTACTACCTGATCCTTATTACT GGTGGTACGCTGGCGCCTTTATGGGAACACTCGTCGATTATTGGGCATACACTGGCGATTCTCAATATGTCGAAATCACCAAACAGGCACTTCTTTTCCAGGTCGGCGATCACGACGATTATATGCCTATTAACCAGACAAGAACCGAAGGAAACGATGATCAGGGATTCTGGGGACTTACTGTCATGTCGGCTGCCGAGTATAACTTCCCCCACCCTGCAGAAGACCAGCCACAATGGCTTGGACTTGCACAAGCCGTGTTCAATACCCAGGCAGCTCGTTGGGATACAGAGCATTGCAATGGCGGCTTGAGATGGCAAATCTTTCAG TGGAATAGGGGTTACGACTACAAGAATTCGATTTCTCAGGCTTGTTTCTTTGCTCTAGGTGCCCGCCTTGCTCTCTTCACTGGCAATAGCAGTTATGCCGACTGGGCAGATAGAACATGGGACTGGATGGAAGCAGTCGAGTTTATTGACCCTAAGAGCTGGTACGTTTATGACGGTGCTCATATCGGCAACAACTGCACGAAACTCGTTCCCTATCAATTCTCTTACAACGCGGGCGGTATGATTCTTGGCGCCGCTGCCATGTACAACTTTACCGAAAGCCAGGTCTGGAAGGATCGCCTCGACAATCTTCTCGTGGGTGCCAAAGTCTTTTTCTCGGGGCCTGAAAAGAACATAATGACAGAGGTAGCCTGTGAACCCGTGAAACTCTGCAACCTCGACCAGAAGTCTTTCAAGGCATATCTGAGCCGCTGGCTTGCTGTCACCACACAATGGGCTCCCCATACTCGCGACACCATCATGCCCCTTTTGCGTGCTTCCGCTGTTGCAGCCACGGACAAGTGCACGGGGGGTGATAACAATCGAATGTGTAGTCTCTACTGGACCAAGGACAAGTTTGAGGGCGAGGTCACCATTGGTCAACAAATGGCCGCATTGGAAGTTACTCTTGCCTGCATGATCCAGGATCGACCCGCCCCGTTAACGAAGGACACCGGAGGAACAAGCAAAGCCAATCCTGGCGGTGGTGCCGAAGATGTTGGGCGAACGACCCCGGACTTGGATTATAAACCTTTGCCTGCCGGTGATAAGGCTGGTGCTGCCATTATTACAATTTTGATTCTCGCCGGCCTACTCGCTGGTATGTTCTGGATATTTTTTGACGAAACGTCAGACACTGGTCCCATCGATCAGTTTCGGAGTTTTGGATCCTCAGCCGCTGCTGCCGTTGCCGCTTTGGCTGCTGGTGGGGGCGCAGCCGCGGCATTTAGACataaggacaagaaggacatcAACGAAAAGAATGCTGCGGTCTTTGCGACATCAAGCAATGGCAGCTCCCAAGAAAACACTAACAGCCCTGTTGCAAACGATGTGCCTGCTGGCGTTACCAACCAAAGTCAGGGGCGACATCGTCGGGTGTCTAGTATGCCTTTGGGGTGGCCACAAAACCCAGCAATGAGAGGAAGCACTCTATATGACTCTGACGGGATTTATCCAGCGTCGGCCTCGGCGCGGCAATCTCGAGGGGACTGGGCAGTAGGAGGTATTGGCGAATCAAGCAGTGCTGCAGGAAGTTCGGCTGGTGGCAATAGAGGCTACACACATCAGGAGAAGGCGACAGGCGACACCACCCCAGGTACTGAGGAGCCTGGCCTACCACACGATATGAACAGTAAGAGCGCCACCCACATCGTTGAAGTGGGCGCGAGTCAACGTGAAGCTCCAGGAGCTATCGGAGTAGCACAGTGA